One Corvus moneduloides isolate bCorMon1 chromosome Z, bCorMon1.pri, whole genome shotgun sequence genomic window carries:
- the FSD1L gene encoding FSD1-like protein isoform X3, with the protein METLQRIVSTLVNKNDEIHNFIDMLNHTISNVQVNSSNAISELDEEFDGLYSVLHEMKGSMANTIQQEEARKIQALQDQLSQCSRALESSEELLELAVQSLDIKNPVELLEAARQIKDSVTVASAFRLSLKPKVSDSMTHMMVDFALEKRMLQAVKFLPVPKAPEIDVAACLVADNCITVAWRMPEEDSRIDHFVLEYRKTNFDGLPRLKGEQHWELVDYIKATQYTLSGLKFDTKYMNLRVQACNKAVAGEYSDPVTLETKAFVFSLDSTTSHLNLKVEDTYVEWDPTGGKGQEKIKGKENKNSGQNPLLKSNRRSNTASPKRSTNSPRASARGGRDRFAGESYTVLGDTAVESGQHYWEVRAQKDCKSYSVGVTYRNPGKFDQLGKTNSSWCIHINNWLQTTFSAKHNNKAKTLDIPVPDRIGVYCDFDGGQLSFYNANSKALLHTFRTKFTQPLLPGFMIWCGGLTVSTGLQVPSAVKTLQKSENGLGGSTSSLNNVA; encoded by the exons GAGACTCTGCAAAGGATTGTCAGTACTCTAGTGAACAAAAATGATGAAATTCACAACTTCATTGACATGCTGAACCATACAATATCAAATGTTCAG GTAAACTCTTCTAATGCCATCAGCGAGCTGGATGAGGAGTTTGATGGTCTGTATTCTGTACTGCATGAGATGAAGGGGAGCATGGCGAACACTATTCAGCAAGAAGAGGCTCGTAAAATTCAAGCTCTGCAG GATCAGCTGAGCCAGTGCAGCCGTGCCCTGGAGAGctcagaagagctgctggaacTTGCTGTCCAGTCGTTGGACATAAAGAACCCTGTGGAACTCTTAGAG GCTGCCAGACAGATCAAAGATAG TGTCACAGTGGCTTCAGCATTCCGCCTCTCTCTGAAACCAAAAGTCAGTGACAGTATGACTCATATGATGGTGGACTTCGCTTTGGAAAAGCGCATGCTCCAAGCTGTGAAGTTTTTGCCAG TCCCTAAAGCTCCAGAGATAGATGTAGCAGCATGTCTGGTTGCTGACAACTGCATCACAGTAGCGTGGAGAATGCCTGAGGAGGACAGCAGAATTGATCATTTTGTGCTGGAGTATAGGAAAACCAACTTTGATGGGCTCCCTCGACTAAAAGGTGaacagcactgggagctggtCGACTACATTAAAGCTACTCAATACACATTATCAG GTCTGAAATTTGATACAAAATACATGAACCTTAGAGTACAAGCTTGCAACAAAGCTGTGGCAGGTGAATACTCCGACCCTGTGACTCTGGAAACCAaag CATTTGTGTTCAGTTTGGACAGTACTACTTCTCACCTGAACCTGAAAGTTGAAGACACCTATGTTGAATGGGATCCTACTGGAGGCAAAGgccaagaaaaaataaaagggaaggaaaataaaaacag TGGCCAGAATCCTCTGCTGAAGAGCAATAGAAG AAGCAACACAGCGTCTCCGAAGAGATCCACTAACAGCCCAAGAGCCTCGGCGAGGGGCGGCCGGGATCGCTTTGCTGGTGAATCCTACACAGTGCTGG GAGACACTGCTGTTGAAAGTGGACAGCATTACTGGGAAGTGAGAGCCCAGAAGGACTGCAAATCCTACAGCGTGGGAGTAACATACAGAAACCCGGGGAAGTTTGACCAGCTGGGAAAGACTAATTCCAGCTGGTGCATCCATATCAACAACTGGCTGCAAACCACATTCTCAGCAAAGCATAACAATAAAGCAAAGACTCTAGATATACCTGTCCCAGACAGAATAGGAGTATACTGTGACTTCGATGGAG gtCAGCTGTCATTTTATAACGCAAACTCAAAGGCGCTGTTACACACCTTCAGAACAAAGTTCACCCAACCATTGCTACCAGGCTTCATG ATCTGGTGTGGTGGGCTCACAGTGAGTACTGGATTGCAGGTGCCAAGTGCCGTGAAAACTCTTCAGAAGAGTGAAAATGGATTGGGTGGTTCAACAAGCAGCCTGAACAATGTTGCCTAG
- the FSD1L gene encoding FSD1-like protein isoform X1 → MDEERETLQRIVSTLVNKNDEIHNFIDMLNHTISNVQVNSSNAISELDEEFDGLYSVLHEMKGSMANTIQQEEARKIQALQDQLSQCSRALESSEELLELAVQSLDIKNPVELLEAARQIKDSVTVASAFRLSLKPKVSDSMTHMMVDFALEKRMLQAVKFLPVPKAPEIDVAACLVADNCITVAWRMPEEDSRIDHFVLEYRKTNFDGLPRLKGEQHWELVDYIKATQYTLSGLKFDTKYMNLRVQACNKAVAGEYSDPVTLETKAFVFSLDSTTSHLNLKVEDTYVEWDPTGGKGQEKIKGKENKNSGQNPLLKSNRRSNTASPKRSTNSPRASARGGRDRFAGESYTVLGDTAVESGQHYWEVRAQKDCKSYSVGVTYRNPGKFDQLGKTNSSWCIHINNWLQTTFSAKHNNKAKTLDIPVPDRIGVYCDFDGGQLSFYNANSKALLHTFRTKFTQPLLPGFMIWCGGLTVSTGLQVPSAVKTLQKSENGLGGSTSSLNNVA, encoded by the exons GAGACTCTGCAAAGGATTGTCAGTACTCTAGTGAACAAAAATGATGAAATTCACAACTTCATTGACATGCTGAACCATACAATATCAAATGTTCAG GTAAACTCTTCTAATGCCATCAGCGAGCTGGATGAGGAGTTTGATGGTCTGTATTCTGTACTGCATGAGATGAAGGGGAGCATGGCGAACACTATTCAGCAAGAAGAGGCTCGTAAAATTCAAGCTCTGCAG GATCAGCTGAGCCAGTGCAGCCGTGCCCTGGAGAGctcagaagagctgctggaacTTGCTGTCCAGTCGTTGGACATAAAGAACCCTGTGGAACTCTTAGAG GCTGCCAGACAGATCAAAGATAG TGTCACAGTGGCTTCAGCATTCCGCCTCTCTCTGAAACCAAAAGTCAGTGACAGTATGACTCATATGATGGTGGACTTCGCTTTGGAAAAGCGCATGCTCCAAGCTGTGAAGTTTTTGCCAG TCCCTAAAGCTCCAGAGATAGATGTAGCAGCATGTCTGGTTGCTGACAACTGCATCACAGTAGCGTGGAGAATGCCTGAGGAGGACAGCAGAATTGATCATTTTGTGCTGGAGTATAGGAAAACCAACTTTGATGGGCTCCCTCGACTAAAAGGTGaacagcactgggagctggtCGACTACATTAAAGCTACTCAATACACATTATCAG GTCTGAAATTTGATACAAAATACATGAACCTTAGAGTACAAGCTTGCAACAAAGCTGTGGCAGGTGAATACTCCGACCCTGTGACTCTGGAAACCAaag CATTTGTGTTCAGTTTGGACAGTACTACTTCTCACCTGAACCTGAAAGTTGAAGACACCTATGTTGAATGGGATCCTACTGGAGGCAAAGgccaagaaaaaataaaagggaaggaaaataaaaacag TGGCCAGAATCCTCTGCTGAAGAGCAATAGAAG AAGCAACACAGCGTCTCCGAAGAGATCCACTAACAGCCCAAGAGCCTCGGCGAGGGGCGGCCGGGATCGCTTTGCTGGTGAATCCTACACAGTGCTGG GAGACACTGCTGTTGAAAGTGGACAGCATTACTGGGAAGTGAGAGCCCAGAAGGACTGCAAATCCTACAGCGTGGGAGTAACATACAGAAACCCGGGGAAGTTTGACCAGCTGGGAAAGACTAATTCCAGCTGGTGCATCCATATCAACAACTGGCTGCAAACCACATTCTCAGCAAAGCATAACAATAAAGCAAAGACTCTAGATATACCTGTCCCAGACAGAATAGGAGTATACTGTGACTTCGATGGAG gtCAGCTGTCATTTTATAACGCAAACTCAAAGGCGCTGTTACACACCTTCAGAACAAAGTTCACCCAACCATTGCTACCAGGCTTCATG ATCTGGTGTGGTGGGCTCACAGTGAGTACTGGATTGCAGGTGCCAAGTGCCGTGAAAACTCTTCAGAAGAGTGAAAATGGATTGGGTGGTTCAACAAGCAGCCTGAACAATGTTGCCTAG
- the FSD1L gene encoding FSD1-like protein isoform X5, producing MDEERETLQRIVSTLVNKNDEIHNFIDMLNHTISNVQVNSSNAISELDEEFDGLYSVLHEMKGSMANTIQQEEARKIQALQDQLSQCSRALESSEELLELAVQSLDIKNPVELLEAARQIKDSVTVASAFRLSLKPKVSDSMTHMMVDFALEKRMLQAVKFLPVPKAPEIDVAACLVADNCITVAWRMPEEDSRIDHFVLEYRKTNFDGLPRLKGEQHWELVDYIKATQYTLSGLKFDTKYMNLRVQACNKAVAGEYSDPVTLETKAFVFSLDSTTSHLNLKVEDTYVEWDPTGGKGQEKIKGKENKNSNTASPKRSTNSPRASARGGRDRFAGESYTVLGDTAVESGQHYWEVRAQKDCKSYSVGVTYRNPGKFDQLGKTNSSWCIHINNWLQTTFSAKHNNKAKTLDIPVPDRIGVYCDFDGGQLSFYNANSKALLHTFRTKFTQPLLPGFMIWCGGLTVSTGLQVPSAVKTLQKSENGLGGSTSSLNNVA from the exons GAGACTCTGCAAAGGATTGTCAGTACTCTAGTGAACAAAAATGATGAAATTCACAACTTCATTGACATGCTGAACCATACAATATCAAATGTTCAG GTAAACTCTTCTAATGCCATCAGCGAGCTGGATGAGGAGTTTGATGGTCTGTATTCTGTACTGCATGAGATGAAGGGGAGCATGGCGAACACTATTCAGCAAGAAGAGGCTCGTAAAATTCAAGCTCTGCAG GATCAGCTGAGCCAGTGCAGCCGTGCCCTGGAGAGctcagaagagctgctggaacTTGCTGTCCAGTCGTTGGACATAAAGAACCCTGTGGAACTCTTAGAG GCTGCCAGACAGATCAAAGATAG TGTCACAGTGGCTTCAGCATTCCGCCTCTCTCTGAAACCAAAAGTCAGTGACAGTATGACTCATATGATGGTGGACTTCGCTTTGGAAAAGCGCATGCTCCAAGCTGTGAAGTTTTTGCCAG TCCCTAAAGCTCCAGAGATAGATGTAGCAGCATGTCTGGTTGCTGACAACTGCATCACAGTAGCGTGGAGAATGCCTGAGGAGGACAGCAGAATTGATCATTTTGTGCTGGAGTATAGGAAAACCAACTTTGATGGGCTCCCTCGACTAAAAGGTGaacagcactgggagctggtCGACTACATTAAAGCTACTCAATACACATTATCAG GTCTGAAATTTGATACAAAATACATGAACCTTAGAGTACAAGCTTGCAACAAAGCTGTGGCAGGTGAATACTCCGACCCTGTGACTCTGGAAACCAaag CATTTGTGTTCAGTTTGGACAGTACTACTTCTCACCTGAACCTGAAAGTTGAAGACACCTATGTTGAATGGGATCCTACTGGAGGCAAAGgccaagaaaaaataaaagggaaggaaaataaaaacag CAACACAGCGTCTCCGAAGAGATCCACTAACAGCCCAAGAGCCTCGGCGAGGGGCGGCCGGGATCGCTTTGCTGGTGAATCCTACACAGTGCTGG GAGACACTGCTGTTGAAAGTGGACAGCATTACTGGGAAGTGAGAGCCCAGAAGGACTGCAAATCCTACAGCGTGGGAGTAACATACAGAAACCCGGGGAAGTTTGACCAGCTGGGAAAGACTAATTCCAGCTGGTGCATCCATATCAACAACTGGCTGCAAACCACATTCTCAGCAAAGCATAACAATAAAGCAAAGACTCTAGATATACCTGTCCCAGACAGAATAGGAGTATACTGTGACTTCGATGGAG gtCAGCTGTCATTTTATAACGCAAACTCAAAGGCGCTGTTACACACCTTCAGAACAAAGTTCACCCAACCATTGCTACCAGGCTTCATG ATCTGGTGTGGTGGGCTCACAGTGAGTACTGGATTGCAGGTGCCAAGTGCCGTGAAAACTCTTCAGAAGAGTGAAAATGGATTGGGTGGTTCAACAAGCAGCCTGAACAATGTTGCCTAG
- the FSD1L gene encoding FSD1-like protein isoform X4 has product MDEERETLQRIVSTLVNKNDEIHNFIDMLNHTISNVQVNSSNAISELDEEFDGLYSVLHEMKGSMANTIQQEEARKIQALQDQLSQCSRALESSEELLELAVQSLDIKNPVELLEAARQIKDSVTVASAFRLSLKPKVSDSMTHMMVDFALEKRMLQAVKFLPVPKAPEIDVAACLVADNCITVAWRMPEEDSRIDHFVLEYRKTNFDGLPRLKGEQHWELVDYIKATQYTLSGLKFDTKYMNLRVQACNKAVAGEYSDPVTLETKAFVFSLDSTTSHLNLKVEDTYVEWDPTGGKGQEKIKGKENKNRSNTASPKRSTNSPRASARGGRDRFAGESYTVLGDTAVESGQHYWEVRAQKDCKSYSVGVTYRNPGKFDQLGKTNSSWCIHINNWLQTTFSAKHNNKAKTLDIPVPDRIGVYCDFDGGQLSFYNANSKALLHTFRTKFTQPLLPGFMIWCGGLTVSTGLQVPSAVKTLQKSENGLGGSTSSLNNVA; this is encoded by the exons GAGACTCTGCAAAGGATTGTCAGTACTCTAGTGAACAAAAATGATGAAATTCACAACTTCATTGACATGCTGAACCATACAATATCAAATGTTCAG GTAAACTCTTCTAATGCCATCAGCGAGCTGGATGAGGAGTTTGATGGTCTGTATTCTGTACTGCATGAGATGAAGGGGAGCATGGCGAACACTATTCAGCAAGAAGAGGCTCGTAAAATTCAAGCTCTGCAG GATCAGCTGAGCCAGTGCAGCCGTGCCCTGGAGAGctcagaagagctgctggaacTTGCTGTCCAGTCGTTGGACATAAAGAACCCTGTGGAACTCTTAGAG GCTGCCAGACAGATCAAAGATAG TGTCACAGTGGCTTCAGCATTCCGCCTCTCTCTGAAACCAAAAGTCAGTGACAGTATGACTCATATGATGGTGGACTTCGCTTTGGAAAAGCGCATGCTCCAAGCTGTGAAGTTTTTGCCAG TCCCTAAAGCTCCAGAGATAGATGTAGCAGCATGTCTGGTTGCTGACAACTGCATCACAGTAGCGTGGAGAATGCCTGAGGAGGACAGCAGAATTGATCATTTTGTGCTGGAGTATAGGAAAACCAACTTTGATGGGCTCCCTCGACTAAAAGGTGaacagcactgggagctggtCGACTACATTAAAGCTACTCAATACACATTATCAG GTCTGAAATTTGATACAAAATACATGAACCTTAGAGTACAAGCTTGCAACAAAGCTGTGGCAGGTGAATACTCCGACCCTGTGACTCTGGAAACCAaag CATTTGTGTTCAGTTTGGACAGTACTACTTCTCACCTGAACCTGAAAGTTGAAGACACCTATGTTGAATGGGATCCTACTGGAGGCAAAGgccaagaaaaaataaaagggaaggaaaataaaaacag AAGCAACACAGCGTCTCCGAAGAGATCCACTAACAGCCCAAGAGCCTCGGCGAGGGGCGGCCGGGATCGCTTTGCTGGTGAATCCTACACAGTGCTGG GAGACACTGCTGTTGAAAGTGGACAGCATTACTGGGAAGTGAGAGCCCAGAAGGACTGCAAATCCTACAGCGTGGGAGTAACATACAGAAACCCGGGGAAGTTTGACCAGCTGGGAAAGACTAATTCCAGCTGGTGCATCCATATCAACAACTGGCTGCAAACCACATTCTCAGCAAAGCATAACAATAAAGCAAAGACTCTAGATATACCTGTCCCAGACAGAATAGGAGTATACTGTGACTTCGATGGAG gtCAGCTGTCATTTTATAACGCAAACTCAAAGGCGCTGTTACACACCTTCAGAACAAAGTTCACCCAACCATTGCTACCAGGCTTCATG ATCTGGTGTGGTGGGCTCACAGTGAGTACTGGATTGCAGGTGCCAAGTGCCGTGAAAACTCTTCAGAAGAGTGAAAATGGATTGGGTGGTTCAACAAGCAGCCTGAACAATGTTGCCTAG
- the FSD1L gene encoding FSD1-like protein isoform X2: protein MDEERETLQRIVSTLVNKNDEIHNFIDMLNHTISNVQVNSSNAISELDEEFDGLYSVLHEMKGSMANTIQQEEARKIQALQDQLSQCSRALESSEELLELAVQSLDIKNPVELLEAARQIKDSVTVASAFRLSLKPKVSDSMTHMMVDFALEKRMLQAVKFLPVPKAPEIDVAACLVADNCITVAWRMPEEDSRIDHFVLEYRKTNFDGLPRLKGEQHWELVDYIKATQYTLSGLKFDTKYMNLRVQACNKAVAGEYSDPVTLETKAFVFSLDSTTSHLNLKVEDTYVEWDPTGGKGQEKIKGKENKNSGQNPLLKSNRSNTASPKRSTNSPRASARGGRDRFAGESYTVLGDTAVESGQHYWEVRAQKDCKSYSVGVTYRNPGKFDQLGKTNSSWCIHINNWLQTTFSAKHNNKAKTLDIPVPDRIGVYCDFDGGQLSFYNANSKALLHTFRTKFTQPLLPGFMIWCGGLTVSTGLQVPSAVKTLQKSENGLGGSTSSLNNVA, encoded by the exons GAGACTCTGCAAAGGATTGTCAGTACTCTAGTGAACAAAAATGATGAAATTCACAACTTCATTGACATGCTGAACCATACAATATCAAATGTTCAG GTAAACTCTTCTAATGCCATCAGCGAGCTGGATGAGGAGTTTGATGGTCTGTATTCTGTACTGCATGAGATGAAGGGGAGCATGGCGAACACTATTCAGCAAGAAGAGGCTCGTAAAATTCAAGCTCTGCAG GATCAGCTGAGCCAGTGCAGCCGTGCCCTGGAGAGctcagaagagctgctggaacTTGCTGTCCAGTCGTTGGACATAAAGAACCCTGTGGAACTCTTAGAG GCTGCCAGACAGATCAAAGATAG TGTCACAGTGGCTTCAGCATTCCGCCTCTCTCTGAAACCAAAAGTCAGTGACAGTATGACTCATATGATGGTGGACTTCGCTTTGGAAAAGCGCATGCTCCAAGCTGTGAAGTTTTTGCCAG TCCCTAAAGCTCCAGAGATAGATGTAGCAGCATGTCTGGTTGCTGACAACTGCATCACAGTAGCGTGGAGAATGCCTGAGGAGGACAGCAGAATTGATCATTTTGTGCTGGAGTATAGGAAAACCAACTTTGATGGGCTCCCTCGACTAAAAGGTGaacagcactgggagctggtCGACTACATTAAAGCTACTCAATACACATTATCAG GTCTGAAATTTGATACAAAATACATGAACCTTAGAGTACAAGCTTGCAACAAAGCTGTGGCAGGTGAATACTCCGACCCTGTGACTCTGGAAACCAaag CATTTGTGTTCAGTTTGGACAGTACTACTTCTCACCTGAACCTGAAAGTTGAAGACACCTATGTTGAATGGGATCCTACTGGAGGCAAAGgccaagaaaaaataaaagggaaggaaaataaaaacag TGGCCAGAATCCTCTGCTGAAGAGCAATAGAAG CAACACAGCGTCTCCGAAGAGATCCACTAACAGCCCAAGAGCCTCGGCGAGGGGCGGCCGGGATCGCTTTGCTGGTGAATCCTACACAGTGCTGG GAGACACTGCTGTTGAAAGTGGACAGCATTACTGGGAAGTGAGAGCCCAGAAGGACTGCAAATCCTACAGCGTGGGAGTAACATACAGAAACCCGGGGAAGTTTGACCAGCTGGGAAAGACTAATTCCAGCTGGTGCATCCATATCAACAACTGGCTGCAAACCACATTCTCAGCAAAGCATAACAATAAAGCAAAGACTCTAGATATACCTGTCCCAGACAGAATAGGAGTATACTGTGACTTCGATGGAG gtCAGCTGTCATTTTATAACGCAAACTCAAAGGCGCTGTTACACACCTTCAGAACAAAGTTCACCCAACCATTGCTACCAGGCTTCATG ATCTGGTGTGGTGGGCTCACAGTGAGTACTGGATTGCAGGTGCCAAGTGCCGTGAAAACTCTTCAGAAGAGTGAAAATGGATTGGGTGGTTCAACAAGCAGCCTGAACAATGTTGCCTAG